The following proteins are encoded in a genomic region of Nicotiana sylvestris chromosome 4, ASM39365v2, whole genome shotgun sequence:
- the LOC104239718 gene encoding U-box domain-containing protein 4-like, translating into MVFLENSHSHVSSTTQTRPNYYYTPPPSSTKAHRSLGRSMRTIRSTLYQAETNSGPVYENLTDSIVDFRLSELAKKPPPPIHKSDVDFLELSRSFSDFSACSSDISGELERLAQVPISDQNWSSETEPEPCVGFIERDSFSTEIIESIEPEDLQPTVKLCVDSLKSLSAAVKRSAAAKLRLLAKNRAENRALIGESGAVPALLPLLRCSDPWTQEHAVTALLNLSLHEPNKTLITNSGAIKSLIYVLKTGTETSKQNAACALLSLALIDENKLSIGACGAIAPLVALLINGTNRGKKDALTTLYKLCTVRLNKERAVNAGAVKPLVGLVCEEGGGLAEKAMVVLSSLAGIETGREEIIEEGGIGALVEVIEDGSNKGKEFAVVTLLQLCVDSVWNRGILVREGGIPPLVALSQNGTAKAKHKAETLLGYLREPRQEVSTSTP; encoded by the exons ATGGTTTTCCTGGAAAATTCTCATTCTCATGTGTCTTCTACTACCCAAACACGGCCTAATTATTACTACACTCCACCACCTTCCTCTACCAAAGCCCACCGTTCACTTGGCCGGTCCATGCGCACTATTCGGTCCACTCTGTACCAAGCGGAAACTAACTCCGGCCCGGTTTACGAGAATCTCACAGATTCCATTGTCGATTTTCGGCTCAGCGAGCTCGCAAAAAAACCGCCGCCGCCGATTCATAAATCTGACGTGGATTTTCTGGAACTTTCTAGATCTTTCAGTGATTTCTCGGCGTGTAGCAGTGATATCTCCGGCGAGTTGGAACGTCTCGCGCAGGTTCCAATTTCGGATCAGAACTGGAGCTCCGAAACCGAACCTGAACCTTGCGTGGGATTTATAGAGAGAGATTCGTTTTCAACGGAGATAATAGAGAGTATTGAACCGGAAGATCTTCAGCCGACGGTGAAACTCTGCGTCGACAGTTTAAAGTCACTGTCGGCGGCCGTGAAGAGATCGGCGGCAGCGAAATTGAGGCTCTTAGCAAAGAACCGAGCTGAAAATCGCGCATTAATCGGCGAGTCTGGCGCGGTTCCGGCATTGTTGCCGCTCCTCCGGTGCTCCGATCCGTGGACTCAGGAACACGCCGTAACGGCGCTCCTCAATCTCTCGCTTCACGAGCCGAACAAAACCCTAATTACAAATTCTGGAGCTATAAAATCCCTCATTTACGTTTTAAAAACGGGGACGGAAACGTCCAAGCAAAATGCAGCTTGTGCTCTGTTAAGTTTAGCTTTGATCGATGAAAATAAGCTCTCAATCGGTGCTTGTGGTGCTATTGCGCCGTTAGTTGCTCTGTTAATTAACGGAACAAATCGGGGTAAAAAGGATGCATTAACAACGCTGTATAAGTTGTGTACAGTGAGGTTGAATAAAGAGCGGGCCGTGAATGCGGGTGCTGTGAAGCCGTTAGTGGGGTTAGTGTGTGAGGAGGGTGGAGGGTTAGCCGAGAAGGCTATGGTGGTGTTGAGTAGCTTAGCGGGGATTGAGACGGGGAGAGAAGAGATTATTGAGGAAGGTGGGATTGGTGCACTGGTGGAAGTGATTGAAGATGGAAGTAACAAAGGGAAGGAATTTGCAGTGGTGACGCTTTTGCAGCTGTGTGTTGACAGTGTGTGGAATAGAGGGATTCTTGTTAGGGAAGGAGGGATTCCTCCTCTTGTTGCCTTGTCGCAGAATGGAACTGCTAAAGCTAAGCATAAG GCGGAAACGTTACTCGGATACTTGAGGGAACCAAGACAAGAAGTTTCTACTTCAACTCCTTAG
- the LOC104239717 gene encoding cysteine proteinase inhibitor 1-like, whose product MSIKFNSILLVLVVATVLFHVSTAQGGRREVLAGGWRPIKNITDPEIVEIGKFAVNEHNKEAKTKIEFEKIMKGESQVVAGTNYRLVIAAKDGGEPHQYMAEVWDKPWEKYRNLTSFKDLRCNEEKGGQNCLFA is encoded by the coding sequence ATGTCTATCAAATTCAATTCCATCCTCTTAGTTCTGGTGGTTGCCACCGTTCTCTTCCATGTCTCCACCGCACAGGGCGGTCGGAGAGAGGTTTTGGCGGGCGGTTGGAGGCCCATAAAAAACATAACGGACCCTGAGATAGTGGAGATAGGGAAATTTGCGGTGAATGAGCACAACAAAGAGGCGAAGACCAAGATAGAGTTTGAGAAAATAATGAAGGGAGAGAGCCAAGTCGTTGCCGGAACAAATTATCGACTAGTCATCGCCGCCAAGGACGGTGGTGAACCGCACCAATACATGGCAGAGGTGTGGGACAAGCCATGGGAGAAATATAGGAACCTTACTTCATTTAAGGATTTACGATGTAATGAAGAAAAAGGAGGACAAAATTGTCTTTTTGCTTAA